In the genome of Mangifera indica cultivar Alphonso chromosome 9, CATAS_Mindica_2.1, whole genome shotgun sequence, the window ttgtgaccggactagacttttttcatatgtaattttcaaatttgatatttataattatgacgtgcttttttagacacattttacgatataattacaaaatttttgatcgatttttcagtgttctcgttcataagctatttgaacatatagttttataaatttagatctgttttttagattttcgagtaatttttttattattgatattctagggtatttcaatatatctatttattcataacatgttattcgagtctatatatcataaaatggtgaaattcaaaaaaatagaactgaaattcgaattctaaaagttgaaataccctagaatggcaacaatcgaaattctggaaaatacgagtcgatatatcgtaaaacggtgaaattagcaaaaacggaactgaaattcgaattcaaaaagttaaaataccctagaatggtaacaataaaaaaattcttcaaaaatttgaaaaatacgaatcgatatatcataaaacgattTAAcccctctaattttaataaatttttatttaacccctcataatgagtgaggagggtttatacaAATGAGGGGAatggtaattttggtattttagaaaaaatcatgggtatttttgcttaggaatagtgaatttgggtatttttgcttgaaaatagtggtTTTTGGCttttttgcttagtgggagggtattttggccattttttataatttcccataattcaaatataagtaGACATAGTCATGGATTGTGTTGAGTTGAATTTGGTGCAACCCACCGTGTCCGCGGGCTGTGCCATGCCAAGGCCAGCGAATGGGTTAGCCTTTTGGGTTGTGTTGGTTTCTAGTATAAAAAGGTCGGGGCACAGCCCAAAACCCCTTGAGTTGTATTTTTGTGAACCTTTTTATATGTATGTACATATGTATGTCTACACACACGTACTTTTTATTTAGTAAGTTTGCTAAATACcgaaaatttcaaaattctattttaaataacatgtaaattatatatatatttttctgcGGTTTAATAACTTGGTGGTTGGGTTTTGTCCCAAAAGAGTGGTCAAGCTCCACCAAATTGGGTTCCTCCTACAAAAGTATTTTCATCTACGTAAACATTGTCTTTTATACGTTGCCTTAATTATAAAGTTCTGATCTCAGTGTTTGCACATATGTAGAAATGGATGGCCAACATTCTCTTGACCATAAGAGGAAAACTATTTATCGTCATCCCATTAATCTGTCTACTGAAGGTTGAATCTTCTTATGCATGCATCTGGTTGAAGAATCGGAAAACAAAGTCAAGAATAAcggaagtaaaaaaaaaaaattaatgggaattaaaaaaaaacatgttataattaatttgcTCATGCAACCAACAACATTTTCACTATCATTGacctaaaatattaaattagcctttttaatatttcattattttttattgatctcgatatattttatttttattcaatcttaatttttttaagttttatttctgTATCTCACTGTTCCGAGTCATTGTCAATGCAAATTATATGCCGGTGTATATATTGTAGCCATACACGAATATTTCTGCAACTATAAATTATACAGTTGTATTCACATACTATTGCTTAGAAAAgtatatttgatatttgttgACAGTGGCTGTtgctttataataatattatatatctcaactttatttatatatatgggtGCCACCAATAATTAGGGTTTTCGTATTTTCTTTAGAGATATGATTTTAGGTCAATGGCGAGAAACGTCCGGTGTagcttaataataataataataaatctctGGTTATGTTATTGATTTTAACGTGTAACATGAATTTAATGTCCaatactttattttcttttttctcatggTGAATCactaataaattataaagtgGTTTCCAACTTAGAATTCCACCAAAATCAAAGTTATTAGTATCATACAtgtaatatacaataaatattttataatacgatataatataaataaaaaattatatatataataagttatatTGAATTGATACGACATAGTGATTAGATTgaatgatacaatatatattaccaatacaaatcgatatacattttttaaaaagtgatgATGTGATAACAAtgtatctaaaaaaatttaaaatttaaaaggtgtttataatattttttaagatgatgatgttgtattttgaattttattattattttgtgattattcttttaaaaaatatatatatacaacacaTAATATACGATAAGAAAAGTTAGGtgtttaatatatgatatgatacaaaattCAACTATTATAACCAAAACTTTAGGGGTGTGCATGATCCGGCTTGATACAACTTGAGAGTTTTTtgaaaccaaattaaaaaaatggtttgaaaattttccaaatcattttagatttcaaactaaaccaaatcaaactaaaaaaatacgatttagtCTGGTTCAGATTAtagtttaaacttattaaaattgttcacttctaaatttatatttttaataaaattataattttttaaaacataatataaacatgtaaaataaatatgagatatatatatatatataaaatatacatgtaaataaaatgacaaaataaagatgaaaaaacatgttgtacacctaattacttattgaaaagttttgttaaatataggtatatatatgtatttaaaaataatatagtttatagtttggtttggtttgaaaattatctaaactataaatcaaacttaaaattgtttttaaaaaatttatcaatccaaacaaaactattttacaaatcaaaccaaatcataattttaaataattcagtttgattttataatttgaactaaattatatatgtcTCTACCAAAACTTAAGCTTTATTCTTTGAAATGAGATGAAAGTCCaactctttatatatattaaggcATTCGATACAAATGTGTGTTATAGATGAGTGTATTATTTTACTGGCATACCATTTCTCGATATTATTGTCTTTGAATTTTACCACTAGAATCTTTTATTGAGTGAGCAAAAAGGACATAAAGAATTTACGTGGAAatctaaaattagaaaaaaaaccCACAGACGGAGGATAGAGAACTGAAGTTTTAATTACAAGTTGAACACAAAAGATTGAAAGCTCTCTTGATCAATATCACCTCCAAAATTCTAAAACCTTGAGCTTTCTCTTAAGCTTCTCTTAAAACCTAATAAAATATCCTTAGTACATTTTTATATCTGCAACGAAATGGTCATTCTTTTCTACGGAATGCCCATTTTGAGTCTTTAAGCCTTGGTTttcaaaccatgaaggagattATTTTTCTAATCGTTCAACATTCggtaaaaaattgaagaattaaGTGGAACACGCATTCACAACATTGGCAACGACGAACCTAGGGGGTTAGGTGGTAAGTCAAcccttttaacttttaaatttgttaatttaatatttgtaaaatgTCAATATAACCCTACAAAATTTACTTGACCGATCTATGCTTCATTTGCTCCTTATTGACCctctatattttatatttattcaaacttGGCCATCCTAAGTTTTATTTCTGAATTCGTTATTGACTATTTGGAACACCAATTCTGCCACTAGAACGCCCATTCTTTAATCGGAAACATTTATTCAAGAATTCATATAATCACATCCAACATCTTTCATATTCGTCAAAGAGTTTTCACCGAATTATTgagtgtttttattttcttttatattttgggGTTAAAAAggatacaataaaatataggtaccgagttttgaatatttaattgggtattattatcatcatatgattaagtaatattgaattatataatgatatataatttaattatctgattaagtattcaaaacttaattacataacattattcaaagGGATATGCGTCTTGAGTTGCATTGCATCATCATTCTTACATAGTTTACTCATTTACTAATGTAAGTACTTATAGTTAAATACTTACCAAATTTTGCTTCACCATCCTGCAAGCTCTCATTCACCTTCTTATCCTTTTTACCTAACTATCTTGAATTTCCTTTAAAATGCATTGAGGCAAAAAGATGAGTACAATGTGAGGACTTCTCAGAAGGTCACCCTTCATATTATTGCTGTAACTTCGAAATTTCGATAGGATTCAATGCATTGATGCTAGTATGCTCTTGCCCATGCGTGCTTGTTGGGTCACAGTTTTGTTTCAATCACGAATTTGACTTGGTACATATGaaatcaaatcattttcagAGGCATATCAAAAGTTAATTGAGCACACAGCTAAACCGGCAATGTTTAATTGAGCTTCACTGTTATCATATTGATTCTTCTGtcctttttaaatattaaattttaattcatcataAACATTTCTGAAGTTGAGAATCaacaatttgtataaaaaatgaataattgtcCATTCTTCCTTACACAATCAACTAAATCTCTTAGCAATGAAGAAAAGGGATACTACGACTTCaggaatatatttatttatttatttttgccaaAAGACTATGTCCCATCtaaggtttaatgaaatgataattactacctttaaatgttaaaaaatcaaatttttacctATTATTCATTTCCATAATAAATTCTGTTAAGTTAAAAAggataataatatcattttgtatgttttatttcattttcttttttcccctctttctattttctctttcctcctttattctttttatttttattttccccttATTTGTCCTATTTTCCTTTTACAAAAGTTTGAGGTAgactataatttttgaaaatattaaaggagttaaaaaattttcaagagacTTTAGGAATCAAAAAACAGTTCAAgagtattttgaaaattttaaatttttaatatgtttcttgataattacaaaaatagcaATTATACCCTCAAAGAAAtaaccaaaatataatttaaagtcagttaaagttttgatattttttaagagtttaagtgctaaatttttaaattggtaatttgatatttatattaagtattaataataattttattgtttcattaaaaagataaaataattattttaagaaaatcaaatatatttactACCTGAAGTGAATGAcatataagaatttaattaattttttaaaatttaaaaagtgaaaagcAATTtcataaaccttgggtgggaaacagtcatttggcctatttattatttaaaaaacaaatgatAATTGTCCATTGAAAAGCATGTCGAAGAGATGCATGTACTCAAGGGAGGGAGCATTTCAAAGGTCAGGAAGGAAAGAATATCATATGGGAACTGACCACAcaataaattattgtttctcTCTTACGCATACTTGTATCAATCATGAGAAGTCCAAACtctgaattatattttaaattaagattagaTAATCATACTTTCTTTTTAGACAATTTATTAGCTGATGATTggtaatgttttgatttttacagTAACTAATCAGTCAACATGTATTCATAACGGATTTACAACAACTAATCTCAAcggatatacataatataaagtTGAGAAATTATGATGGTAATGTTGATGATCATTAATGAACTCTGACGACTAGAAAAACTTACGTCagttgtattttattattattcgaCGTGGATATAATATATCATGAGAAAGATGTAAGTTCTTGTAAtgataattagacaataaaaacaaatttttttaagtataaataagtttatataatatgtttaaagtcataattttattgttttcataaatCATAGATCTACGCATCTAGATATAGATTTGGATGATTTTCATCTTTCTGTGTGTTTTCGAAATACTATAAATATtagtattttgtttgttttactATCTTGTTTGTAAAAAATGATtctgaattataaataatataatatctaattatataataatatattattatttatacataaaatcatattttttattagtatgcATGATCTTATCCTTGAATTTTTATTCATGGTTAGAAAATCCTATACAATTAATAGCATCATTATTGATCTCATTAAAtccttaattataaattaaaaaagtaaaacaataaataaataagtggATAAAAGACATcaaatagaaggaaaaaaatctgaataaaactatgtgtatatattttgtatacataaatatgtatacatataaatgtgtcataatgtaattgaatgattttgaatcaataataagataacattcaatcacattataacacatctatatatataaatatttgtgtataaaaaataaatatatataacattgctcatttttatgtattagtacatttcttttctatttgtaaaaataaaacctaatttATTAAGAGTAACATCATAACTATTAAATGTAATGagaaaagttaaatttatataaattaaccTTGTTTAATTAAAcccaaattattattattattattattacctttttttttagtGAATCGGATGATTAGGAGAATTATTAAGAACATTACAAATATaacctcaatttttttaaaatttgaaattttcaatgagagaaactttaaaataaaattttgtgtacaGATAATTTTTACTAGcttattcatataaactaaGACgacattatgtaattagatgatataattattattatttttttattttaaaatcactcaaactGAAGTGGCAATATGGAAGTTACAACTATGTTAAAATGGACATGACTTCATAGGCAAGACATGGTGAGGGGCGGGTTGGCTCGAGGCCCCCTTTTTTAGCCAGACCCACGGGTAGCACGACCTTCAAAATTATTGATTGTGCCAGTTTCGTGGACTAGGCGAGTTGTGCCTAAGCCTAAAAACCGGGCCCATGGCCAACCCAACACGACCCGATACtatagatttaaaatataaaaaaaaaatttaaactatattgTGTGGACAACTGCCCAACAACTGctaaactatttatttttaatttttgaaaaaaaaaatactatgtGCATCTAGTTTTAACTGTTCAATTGCATACCGAGATGACGTATTTTTATTGGAAATATATTGACCCTATAAGTGTggagattgaaactcatattatgcaaaaccaattgacttatgttaaaAGTCTAATCCACACATTTATATGCCACTCactttactcaattttattaaatgtggaaatcttttttatttatttgagtttttaaaaccccTACTCAAGTGCAACTATCATATGTTGTTGACCCGTCATTTCAGTTCAACTAGTTTTTGGTTGAatgcgttgtcacttgtatccaagaAGACTTTAGACTATTAAGCTGGTCATTTGACTTGTGCTCTGATATCATGTCAAAAATATGTTAGGCTTATAAGTTTAGagatcaaaactcatattacacaaaatcaattaatttgtgttaaagCCTAATCCACACATTTATATACCTCTcactttattcaattttattagatgttaaactctctttctttttatttgagccTCCAATagtaatcatataattttgtattactttatcctaaattaaaaattattcaatcatataatgatcatcagtgtaaataattaaatactcaaaacttgGTGCAAGATATTAGACGTATAATTAACAGTTTTTCTTCATGCACCTAGTTGTTAACCTATTGACAGTATGCATGTTCTCATATGTATAATACATCATTGTTGTATATGCCATCCCCAGGGGAAGCATCCACAAACCCAGTTCCGGAAATCTGATCTTCGAACTTGAACCCGGAGTTCAACATTTCGTCCATCAAATCATTGTAAACCCCAGCATGGAAATCGCCACAAAATGCTCCCTCATTCAACGAATAACCATGCCTGAAAGAATCTTGGACAAAGTTTGTGTTATGATTATTAAAGCCATCCCCAGAAATCACTTGCTCATGACCACAATTCACAGAACTCCTGCCATGAACATTCTCCAGCGATAGCCACTCGGCAAATAAAAGCTTTGGCAAGGAGCTTTTGTGACCATCTTTAGCCAAGTCATTATTTTCCCTTGATGATTTCTCCATGGGATTCATTAACGACTCATAGCTTAGATTTCGACTTGTGAGGTTATTATTAGCAGGAGAGAGTACAGAAGAATCCATGTTCTCGGAGCTTGAACTGGCAGTGATGCACTGTGTTTTGTTGTGAGCCTCCATTTCTTCAAGTTTGGCCAGTTTTTTCTTCAGGTGGGAATGCCAGTAGTTCTTTATCTCATTGTCAGTTCTTCCAAGCAAATGTTGTGCAATTTGTGACCACCTAAttcattaatcaaatattttattgaataaaatcatgtatataaataaattatataaatttatctatatatactaaaataataacttataattgaatgatacaattattttttttttttcaaaatcacaATCAAATACTACCATCTAATCATTTTTCTGCTCAGTATCACTAACCAATTGAATAGAAAAGTCAACCTTAAATTAAAACGGGTGCCCACTAGTTATACAAGCAAAAGATGTATGTGaccattttattttctgctatcagcaatactatatatacataaccCCAAAGGTTGGCTTAAGTGGTAAAAACCAAGTGTCATTTATAAATATCTAGGGTTCAAGTGACTCCAGCGTGATATACCACAACAAAGTTTACTCTTTGATTTGCCCGATCCATAATTATGAGTCTATATGACTACGGACCTCTGGGGTTTACCACAAGGGTTCCCAGGTTAACAAATAAATACTATGTATATacactttgaatatataattagatacataaatgatatatcattatataattaggtgttactttaactttaatctaaaatcatcacattataagataacatattatttatgtatttaattatgtacacaaaaatatgtatatatagttttattattttgacaacAACTAAGAGTAGTGCTTACTTGTTCCCTATCAGGCGATGGAGGGTCAAGATTGTTTCTTCCTCTTGTACAGTAAACATTCCTCTCTTTAATCCTGGTCTCAAATAATTAATCCATCTTAATCTGCAGCTTTTACCATTCCTTTGCAAGCCTGCATGCttggaaaaataaatttcacaAAGTCCTGAAAAATAACAAGTCAACTACGAAAGGCTAGTTTAGTCAATTGAACTCCAAGTTATTATCAGTCTCTTTCTcttaatatatgatatgtttttgtttttttccacTGAACATCTCAGATTTCCGAGAGATTCTTTTGCCTTGTTGACTCAAGCTGCCATGGCGTCCAAAATAATACAGAATATTAGTGAGACAGCCAAAAAgtatgaaacaaaaaaattcccACAAGAATAGAAAACCGGAAACATGTAAGATGTTCATTGTATGGGACCCCGTGACcccttttgttttgttaatgaaagGTCAAATTATGATAATCATCTGCTCATCTTTAATTTAAGTAGCTAAACCAAATAATGCGACTTTAacaatcttgattttgttaaaattaaatacaacaaCGATCAAGCAACTGCAGAGTGAAATGAGAGCTTTATCGATGTTATCTGGGTTTGATCACAAAATTCAGGCAAACTCTAGAGCTGAAACAAAACCCTTGAAACTGCGAAAGAAAAGTGGTGATTTGTGATCATATTCTAAATTTGTTAAGAGCTACAACACAATATGTAAACCTATAATTCATAAACGCGGTACTCTATTCAGATCTTCTTTGAAAAGTTCATGAAGTTAAGCAGCAGGAAAGTGGGTTAACTAAATCAATAATCAACTATTTATAATAAGCATGTTCTCACCGGCATTAACGGGAACGGAGCTCCAGCAAGCATGGCCATGCTTGAGAACATAGTTTCGAAGCCTTTGATCTTCTTCCGGTGACCATAAACCCTTCTTGTGTTTTAACTTTGGTTTATCAGACGACTTAATCCCCATTCTTGCTTAATGGGTGAAGAAACTATGAGCCTGCTTAATGACAGCTTAAAAgatgaaagagagagagtttttgatGTTGTTAAGAATAGCAACAGAAGAGGCAATAAATAGCCGACCATAAAGTTTAAAGCGAATATTAGTTGTAATTCTCTATTATAAAAAGCAACAAAGAATGTAttttaaagcaaattaaaaactgtctattaagaataatatattgaccaaaattatatgcatctaaaaataaatataaaggcattttaataaaaccataggtacatattttttaatatataattgagtatatagatgatatttcatcatatgattatatgattttaaattaaaaataaagtaacattcaattatatgataacacattatttgtatatcaaattatgtattcaaaaatatgtacacataatattactctaaaattTCTAAGGGATAATCTGAGTAGCAACGGTGGGGTGGTCAATATGGGTTTAAAACCTAAtgattaacaaatttaaatcaaaatttttatttacataacAAAAGCCACAAAACATTGATAGACATGTGGATTTATCACAATGTTTGtgcattaaatattaatttaatatatttatgattggAAATGTGAATGTTATCCTATGTTTTAAACTATGTACTTGATTTTATGAAACCTACTTTATATTGATGTATCACAATGTTTGtgcattaaatattaatataatatatttatgactGGAAGTATGAATGTTATCCTATGTTTTAAACTATGTAATTGACTTTATGAAACCTACTTTATATTGATTTATCAAAATGTTTGtgcattaaatattaatgtaacATATTAATGACCAGAAATGTGAATGTTGCCCCATGTTTTAAACTATGTAATTGACTTTATGAAACCTACTTTATATTCCGTGAGaaattaagagaagaaaaagtataggaaagaaagaaataaaaagaagttCTATACTTTCTATTGATTGgtgaaagagaaaggagattaCTCATGAAACACGAGGTGGAAAAACTTTCCTTTGGACCCCTCATACTCATATTCTCAACTTCTCCTCTATAGGGTAATTAAAGGATATCTAAgctttgttaacttttttttttttttacccttatgaataatataatataccaTGTATTTACgcaaaattgtttatatttaaagaaatataatttgtaataggAGTTAAAATAAGAGTCTAAATAGGATATGAGTTGCGAGTCCTTGGAATAAATAGTACACATGTATTGCCCCATATAAGAGGGTTAAATCCTAGAGTTAGGAACATAATACAATAGAAAGCAAGACCACAATTAGAAAGCAAGGATCACTACAGAGATACTCAAAGAAAGAGtcaatttgtgaaaattttcaagagaaTTGTAATTTGTCGTATTCTTTATAGAGAAATTTTATAGCAACAGAATGGATATAGTTTTCATATAGAGAGTGAACCGCTATAATTCTTGTGTTTGTGTATGTGGTTATTTTtagtctttgttttatttttgctttaatagaaatttatgatttactattatttaattaaatccCCATAACAACTGGTATTAGAACCTAAGATCAAGAAAGAAAGTGATGACCTAAAGAAAAAGGAGAATTAGTGCAAAGGATCAATAAGTTTAATGGAACACATTAAATATtctagaataaataaattaataatcatcTGTGTGGAAAAAAGTTATATCTACCTCTATGGGAAAGCAACCctaaaaatgtcaaataaagataaaaaaattattcaatatacaAGCATTAGGAGTAATTCAACTAGAACGTGGCAAGTAATGTGGCAAAGAGATCAGCACAACATAATCGAGGCAGATCTTGTCTAACATAAATGTATGAGAAACACGGTACATCTTAAGAAAAGATTATTTAATCTGGAGACGAGAGAAGATGCTTTCATGACAgaatatatgaatgattttaagaGGATCGATAATCAATTatcttcaataaaatttaattttgatgatgaaGTTTGTGTACACCCTAATTCTCTTGGCCTCCCAACCAAATAGTTGATAGCCTATGAGAACCATAATTAGTGGCTCAAAAGGtagtataaaattaaaactcacCGAGGATAAAGCTAAAATTCTCATTGAGGAGGTTTGTTAGAGAGATTTGGGTTAGACAACATTAAATGCTTTGAATGTTGAAAGAAGAGGTAGAGGCTATGAATCtatgacaaaaatttaaatacatgcaaaaaaaagttcaaatcaAAGAACAAATGAAGCAAGTCTAGgtttggaaaaataatatactagaaTTGCGACGATAAAAACCTCCTACGAGGAATCACAAAGCACTGATGAAAGAGAAGAGCGACAGTAACAACGCCAATGctacaacaaaaaaattacaaaacttttcacttttatttgtTGATAGTCATATTGACTCTTTCATGAGTACAAGTATGTTATCATTACGCATGCCCAACTTTAGAAGAAAGAGTTATACCTCTGGATCATATTCAAAGGAGTCAAAATCCATCTATAATGCAGATGAATATTGTTACAATTAAGAAACTATAGTTGTGTACAACTTTAGTTGGACTTTTCATTTGAGGAAATATGAGTTGATGCCGCCAGAGAGAGAAGTGAAGAATCAAATACATGCATTGAATTAGTCTCCCAGTGGGTGATTGTCAGAATTGGAGACTATAATCTaagtcaaataatttttatattaggATATCAATTTTCCCAATATGTTTCTATGTAGAATTGTTTTTCTTTGAGAAATACAATTGAAAataggaatataatttgaattacgAGTTAGACtaaaagttttatcaatttataattatgagttttaTAAGAATAGTGCTCTATGTATTACCtataaaaataggttaaattcaGGCGTATCGAACATATACAATAAAAGGGCAACAATACAAGC includes:
- the LOC123226172 gene encoding transcription factor LAF1-like, translated to MGIKSSDKPKLKHKKGLWSPEEDQRLRNYVLKHGHACWSSVPVNAGLQRNGKSCRLRWINYLRPGLKRGMFTVQEEETILTLHRLIGNKWSQIAQHLLGRTDNEIKNYWHSHLKKKLAKLEEMEAHNKTQCITASSSSENMDSSVLSPANNNLTSRNLSYESLMNPMEKSSRENNDLAKDGHKSSLPKLLFAEWLSLENVHGRSSVNCGHEQVISGDGFNNHNTNFVQDSFRHGYSLNEGAFCGDFHAGVYNDLMDEMLNSGFKFEDQISGTGFVDASPGDGIYNNDVLYI